From a region of the Acinetobacter calcoaceticus genome:
- a CDS encoding DUF6502 family protein translates to MSTLQTNNAELNQKQVLLLMEYLTQWLIRSGVGYNDFVTALKPVFYQEALAELERIEQKPTDSAVSLLSGLHRKDVNAFKKAAQTGQPLTEANVAEPVSVPARVIGLWLAEGLSEKIPFVSNEQISFENLVKKVSTEKHPRSILNELERLNIVKEENGIVSLQQRSFMPDVEQFEVRKLLTNNLEAHLAAGVHNLFQPEKEPYLEQAIFADELTDESITLLKEASLRLWEDLSLQVLKLAIERCALDEGKEGAIKTFRFGAYQYD, encoded by the coding sequence ATGTCCACACTCCAAACGAATAATGCAGAACTTAACCAAAAGCAGGTATTGCTGTTAATGGAATATCTGACTCAGTGGTTAATTCGTTCGGGAGTAGGATATAACGATTTTGTCACGGCATTAAAACCGGTTTTTTATCAAGAAGCTTTAGCCGAATTGGAACGTATAGAACAAAAGCCTACGGACTCGGCAGTAAGTTTACTTTCAGGACTACACCGTAAAGATGTAAATGCATTTAAAAAAGCGGCACAAACTGGACAGCCTTTAACTGAAGCAAACGTTGCAGAACCAGTAAGTGTTCCGGCTCGGGTGATTGGTTTATGGCTTGCAGAAGGTTTATCAGAAAAAATTCCTTTTGTTAGCAATGAGCAAATTAGCTTTGAAAATCTTGTAAAAAAAGTCTCAACTGAAAAGCATCCGCGGTCGATTTTGAATGAACTTGAGCGTTTAAATATTGTGAAAGAAGAAAATGGCATTGTGTCGTTACAGCAACGCAGTTTTATGCCGGATGTAGAGCAATTCGAGGTTCGAAAATTATTAACGAATAATTTAGAGGCACATTTAGCTGCTGGAGTTCATAATTTATTTCAGCCAGAAAAAGAGCCATATTTAGAACAAGCAATTTTTGCTGATGAATTAACAGATGAATCGATTACTTTACTCAAAGAAGCAAGTTTACGCTTATGGGAAGATCTATCACTACAAGTACTCAAGTTAGCCATTGAACGTTGTGCACTCGATGAAGGAAAAGAGGGTGCAATCAAAACTTTCCGTTTCGGAGCTTATCAATATGACTAA
- the rpmA gene encoding 50S ribosomal protein L27: MATKKAGGSTKNGRDSNPKMLGVKIYGGQAVTAGNIIVRQRGTEFHAGANVGMGRDHTLFATADGVVKFEVKGQFGRRYVKVETV, encoded by the coding sequence ATGGCAACTAAAAAAGCCGGTGGATCGACGAAGAACGGTCGTGATTCAAACCCAAAAATGTTAGGTGTTAAAATTTACGGCGGTCAAGCTGTAACTGCTGGTAACATCATCGTTCGTCAACGTGGTACAGAGTTCCACGCTGGTGCAAATGTTGGTATGGGCCGTGACCATACTTTATTTGCTACTGCTGACGGCGTAGTAAAATTCGAAGTGAAAGGTCAATTTGGCCGTCGCTACGTAAAAGTTGAAACTGTTTAA
- the lolA gene encoding outer membrane lipoprotein chaperone LolA, whose protein sequence is MNMLRKTMCAITLSASVLAPVMSTTVFAAPVAAPEQQAIGNLVNQLSGLQRLTADFEQTTKANTKTVAQKKSLSAQHMNQTFKGSMKVERPGKFYWETVSPSKQTIVTSGKTVWIYDPDLQQAVRQSLDDQVADTPALLLSGNTNQIMKSYRVTQPDKSKLYFTLFPKKEDGAFQSLTISFGANKAPTLMVLQDSLGQTTYVRFKNVKVNASIPASVFNFTPPKGTDVIDQ, encoded by the coding sequence ATGAATATGCTTCGTAAAACTATGTGTGCTATTACACTCAGCGCGTCAGTGCTTGCTCCTGTAATGAGTACTACAGTGTTTGCTGCGCCTGTAGCAGCACCGGAGCAACAGGCAATTGGGAACCTGGTAAATCAGTTATCAGGATTACAGCGTTTGACTGCCGATTTTGAACAAACCACTAAAGCCAATACAAAAACTGTGGCACAGAAAAAGAGTTTAAGTGCCCAGCATATGAACCAGACATTTAAAGGTTCAATGAAAGTTGAACGTCCGGGGAAGTTTTATTGGGAAACTGTGAGTCCGTCTAAACAGACGATTGTAACGAGCGGGAAAACAGTTTGGATTTACGATCCAGATTTACAACAAGCTGTACGCCAAAGCTTAGATGATCAGGTTGCAGATACGCCAGCGTTATTGCTCTCTGGTAATACCAATCAAATCATGAAGTCTTATCGTGTAACACAGCCAGATAAATCAAAACTCTATTTCACATTATTTCCTAAAAAAGAAGATGGTGCTTTCCAAAGCTTAACGATTAGTTTCGGAGCAAATAAAGCGCCTACACTTATGGTGTTACAAGACTCATTAGGTCAAACCACCTATGTGCGTTTCAAAAATGTGAAAGTGAATGCTTCAATTCCAGCATCGGTATTTAACTTTACACCACCAAAAGGCACAGATGTTATTGACCAATAA
- a CDS encoding RsiV family protein produces MGIIMRLYDKKIICILPLMAAMAIVSGCQPKSAAKEEQAASTAKVKETKEAGVPVIQAKVIPVKLPKSKVCLEDGCTEYDFQTVQTNQKWINDYFTNRIKKADPNAFANLADQPVDVPESELRSSQSAIYVRYLGQNYNLATFALQTYSYSAGAAHGMSHQEFVNFDLLSKKHITVAELIQPDVEKKLVDALFDANTNWLQEHNISREKLQLSDNFYYGANGIVFVYPIYELASYAEGMSELTLPYSEAAKFIKPEYLPSVPNYNL; encoded by the coding sequence ATGGGGATTATTATGCGACTTTACGATAAAAAAATTATTTGTATTCTTCCATTAATGGCTGCAATGGCAATTGTGAGTGGTTGCCAACCGAAATCGGCAGCTAAAGAGGAGCAAGCCGCTTCGACTGCAAAAGTTAAAGAAACAAAAGAGGCAGGTGTTCCTGTAATTCAGGCAAAAGTAATCCCAGTAAAATTGCCGAAATCAAAAGTTTGTTTAGAAGATGGTTGTACAGAGTATGACTTTCAAACAGTACAAACCAATCAAAAGTGGATTAATGATTACTTTACTAATCGTATAAAGAAAGCAGATCCAAATGCTTTTGCAAATTTAGCTGATCAGCCAGTCGATGTACCTGAAAGTGAGCTTCGTTCGAGTCAAAGTGCAATTTATGTCCGTTATTTAGGGCAAAATTATAACCTTGCAACTTTTGCATTACAGACTTATTCGTACTCAGCTGGTGCAGCACATGGAATGTCTCATCAAGAATTTGTGAATTTTGATTTATTAAGTAAAAAGCATATTACTGTTGCCGAACTCATTCAGCCAGATGTTGAAAAAAAATTAGTTGATGCACTTTTTGATGCGAATACAAACTGGCTTCAAGAGCACAATATCAGCCGTGAAAAACTGCAACTCAGTGATAATTTTTACTATGGCGCAAATGGTATTGTTTTTGTCTATCCGATCTATGAATTGGCTTCTTATGCCGAAGGGATGAGTGAATTAACATTGCCATATTCTGAAGCAGCTAAGTTCATTAAACCTGAGTATTTGCCAAGTGTGCCAAACTATAACTTGTAA
- a CDS encoding tRNA (cytidine(34)-2'-O)-methyltransferase, whose product MIHVVLYEPEIPANTGNIIRLCANTGAQLHLVKPLGFELDDKKLKRAGLDYHEWARMQIWDNIELCLADLKAKGVEHVFPLTTKGSATPHTVDLNRPVALLMGPETRGLPEHVRLMFPQEQWIRLPMAENSRSLNLSNATAVIVYEAWRQQGFKNLG is encoded by the coding sequence GTGATTCATGTTGTCCTTTACGAGCCTGAAATTCCTGCCAATACAGGCAATATCATTCGTTTATGTGCTAATACGGGTGCACAGTTACATTTAGTTAAACCCTTGGGTTTCGAGCTAGATGATAAAAAGCTTAAGCGTGCAGGCCTTGATTATCATGAATGGGCACGTATGCAGATTTGGGACAATATTGAATTGTGTCTTGCAGATTTAAAAGCTAAAGGTGTTGAGCATGTTTTTCCTTTAACCACTAAAGGTTCTGCAACTCCTCACACGGTTGATTTAAACCGACCTGTGGCTTTATTGATGGGGCCAGAAACACGTGGTTTGCCTGAGCATGTTCGCTTAATGTTTCCACAAGAGCAGTGGATTCGTTTACCAATGGCTGAAAATTCAAGAAGTTTAAATTTATCGAATGCAACGGCTGTGATTGTTTATGAAGCATGGCGTCAGCAAGGTTTCAAAAATCTAGGATAA
- a CDS encoding cupin-like domain-containing protein: protein MAAYNQIEIFQQSQKWFDQLPFEWKKWLEENIEKGCAIEQLVDVLKENGFGLTFQTSEPNFLSLSDQDQEWIIEQILNEVPSAEIVKRLVEQGLHRQKVEEYLGNLENNQLYKILKKKHHKFKKREWLIETLDQLAQLDSNYCKEIPLITAPVFSDFIKDYYSQHRPVILKKGVDHWPALHKWSPQYFATRFGQHLVEVQMNRNKDEQFERHSPLLRQTMKMSEFVSKIMSVEASNDFYMTANNATNSHQMLQELFLDIGDFAEGYCNLDLKDERSFLWFGPKGTFTPLHHDLTNNMLVQIYGRKKVTLIPALQVPHLYNDHWVFSELSDANKIDLKKYPLAKSITPLECILNAGEALFIPIGWWHSVESLDVSISISFTHFNAPNHFVHRFPKEA from the coding sequence ATGGCAGCTTATAATCAAATTGAAATATTCCAACAAAGCCAAAAATGGTTTGACCAGTTGCCATTTGAATGGAAAAAATGGCTTGAAGAAAATATAGAAAAAGGGTGTGCGATCGAGCAATTAGTCGATGTTTTAAAAGAAAATGGATTTGGGCTAACTTTTCAAACGAGTGAGCCGAATTTCCTAAGCTTATCTGATCAAGATCAAGAATGGATCATCGAACAAATTTTGAATGAGGTACCATCTGCGGAAATAGTAAAAAGATTAGTAGAGCAGGGGCTTCATCGGCAAAAAGTAGAAGAATATTTAGGTAATTTAGAAAATAATCAGTTATATAAAATTCTTAAGAAAAAGCACCACAAATTTAAGAAACGTGAGTGGCTAATAGAAACTTTAGATCAATTGGCCCAGCTAGATTCTAATTACTGTAAAGAAATACCTTTAATCACGGCTCCAGTTTTCTCAGACTTTATTAAAGATTATTACAGTCAGCATCGTCCTGTGATTTTGAAAAAAGGAGTAGATCACTGGCCAGCTCTACATAAATGGTCACCTCAATATTTTGCAACTCGATTTGGCCAGCATTTAGTTGAAGTTCAAATGAATAGAAATAAAGATGAGCAATTTGAAAGGCATTCACCTTTGTTAAGGCAGACTATGAAAATGTCAGAGTTTGTATCAAAAATCATGTCTGTCGAAGCAAGCAACGATTTCTATATGACTGCAAATAATGCGACCAATAGCCATCAAATGCTTCAGGAATTATTTTTAGATATAGGCGATTTTGCAGAAGGTTATTGTAACTTGGACCTAAAAGATGAACGTAGTTTTTTATGGTTTGGCCCCAAAGGAACCTTTACGCCTTTGCATCATGATTTAACCAATAATATGTTAGTTCAAATTTATGGACGCAAAAAAGTAACTTTGATTCCAGCCTTGCAAGTACCTCATCTATATAACGATCATTGGGTGTTTAGTGAGTTGAGCGATGCCAATAAAATAGATTTAAAAAAATATCCTTTAGCAAAGTCGATTACCCCATTAGAGTGCATTTTGAATGCTGGGGAGGCTTTATTTATCCCTATTGGTTGGTGGCATAGTGTAGAAAGTCTGGATGTTTCAATAAGTATTTCTTTTACCCATTTTAATGCCCCAAACCATTTTGTTCATCGGTTTCCAAAGGAGGCCTGA
- a CDS encoding winged helix-turn-helix transcriptional regulator, which produces MNECLKYNIFQQHCPARLFFEKIADKWVLLILNVLEEETQHFNLLKKNIQGISPKVLSQKLKMLERDGFIERKIQNTSPIRVDYSLTPLGHNVSAMAYQLKEWAETNIEQVLAAQIVYDEKMLEQA; this is translated from the coding sequence ATGAATGAATGTCTAAAATATAATATTTTTCAGCAACATTGCCCTGCTCGTTTATTTTTTGAAAAGATTGCAGATAAATGGGTTTTATTGATTTTAAATGTTCTTGAAGAAGAAACTCAGCACTTCAATTTGCTTAAAAAGAATATTCAAGGCATTTCCCCTAAAGTCTTATCACAGAAGTTAAAAATGCTGGAAAGAGATGGCTTTATTGAACGTAAAATCCAGAATACATCCCCAATTCGCGTTGATTACTCACTTACGCCTTTAGGACACAATGTATCTGCAATGGCTTATCAGCTAAAAGAGTGGGCTGAAACCAATATTGAACAGGTTTTAGCAGCACAAATCGTCTATGACGAAAAAATGCTAGAGCAAGCTTAA
- the sdsA gene encoding All-trans-nonaprenyl-diphosphate synthase, protein MVIDFKQDILAPVASDFAAMDHLINEGISSKVGLVMSVSKHVVEAGGKRMRPIMCLLAARACGLDNMANAQRLAAIIEMLHTATLVHDDVVDESGLRRGRPTANATWNNQTAVLVGDFLIARAFDLLVDLNNMTLLKDFSTGTCEIAEGEVLQLQSQHQPDTTEETYLKIIHGKTSRLFELATEGAAILAGQEAYREPLRLFAGHFGNAFQIIDDILDYTSDAETLGKNIGDDLMEGKPTLPLISALAHSTGEEHAIIRRSIATGGVDQLPQVIEIVQKSGALDYCHQRAQEETEAALQALSNLPDTPYRQALINLTQLALHRIQ, encoded by the coding sequence ATGGTCATCGATTTCAAGCAAGATATTCTTGCGCCTGTTGCCTCAGACTTTGCTGCGATGGATCACTTGATTAATGAAGGAATTAGCTCAAAAGTCGGTTTAGTCATGTCTGTCAGCAAACATGTTGTTGAAGCTGGCGGAAAACGTATGCGCCCAATCATGTGCTTACTCGCTGCTCGTGCATGTGGTTTAGATAATATGGCAAACGCACAGCGTCTGGCCGCAATCATTGAAATGTTGCATACCGCGACATTAGTCCATGATGATGTGGTAGATGAATCTGGGCTTCGTCGTGGTCGACCTACAGCAAATGCGACATGGAACAATCAGACAGCCGTATTAGTCGGTGACTTCCTCATTGCCCGTGCTTTCGATTTACTAGTCGATTTAAATAACATGACTTTATTGAAAGATTTTTCAACAGGTACATGTGAAATTGCTGAAGGTGAAGTATTACAACTTCAATCGCAGCATCAACCCGATACAACAGAAGAAACTTATTTAAAAATTATTCACGGTAAAACTTCTCGCCTGTTTGAACTCGCTACAGAAGGCGCTGCTATTTTAGCTGGACAAGAAGCGTATCGTGAACCATTGAGATTGTTTGCTGGTCATTTTGGTAATGCATTCCAAATTATTGATGATATTTTAGACTACACTTCAGATGCTGAAACATTAGGTAAAAATATTGGTGATGATTTAATGGAAGGTAAGCCAACTTTACCGTTAATTTCTGCATTAGCCCATTCAACTGGTGAAGAACATGCGATTATTCGTCGCAGTATTGCAACTGGTGGTGTGGACCAATTACCTCAGGTTATTGAAATTGTACAGAAGTCTGGTGCTTTAGATTACTGCCACCAACGTGCCCAAGAAGAAACAGAAGCAGCACTGCAAGCTTTATCAAACCTTCCCGATACACCATATCGTCAGGCTTTGATTAACTTAACTCAGCTTGCGTTACATCGAATACAATAG
- the rplU gene encoding 50S ribosomal protein L21: protein MYAVIQSGGKQHRVVEGETLKVELLKAESGATITFDDVLMVVNGDSIQIGAPVVAGAKVTAEVVGHGRHDKIRIIKMRRRKHYRKQQGHRQWFTELKITGISG from the coding sequence ATGTACGCAGTAATCCAAAGCGGTGGTAAACAGCACCGTGTAGTTGAGGGTGAAACCCTTAAAGTTGAATTATTGAAAGCTGAATCTGGCGCGACTATTACATTTGATGATGTATTAATGGTTGTAAACGGTGACAGCATTCAAATCGGTGCTCCAGTTGTAGCTGGCGCTAAAGTAACTGCAGAAGTGGTTGGTCATGGTCGTCACGACAAAATCCGCATTATCAAAATGCGTCGTCGTAAACATTACCGTAAACAACAAGGTCACCGTCAATGGTTCACTGAGTTGAAAATTACTGGTATTTCAGGCTAA
- the serS gene encoding serine--tRNA ligase, whose protein sequence is MIDPKLLRNNIEAVNAALAKRGVQLDVQEWASLETRRKDLQSKTEKLQAERNAGAKQVGQIKKSGGDASETMARMQAIGDEIKAAEVALSELQNEIEQKALSIPNLPDESVPAGKNEDDNVEISKWGTPRQFDFEIKDHTDLGEWMGGLEFETATKLTGSRFSVLKGSLARLQRALTQFMLDTHTLKNGYTEAYVPYLVNADSLRGTGQLPKFEEDLFKLQGEKEYYLIPTAEVPVTNFVRDEIIDADRLPLKYAAHTPCFRSEAGSYGRDTRGLIRQHQFDKVEMVQIVKPETSMQALEDLTAHAEGILQALGLPYRKILLCGGDMGFGATKTYDLEVWVPSQNTYREISSCSNMGDFQARRMKARYRMDQKKTELVHTLNGSGLAVGRTLLAVMENYQREDGSIEIPEVLRPYMGGLTFID, encoded by the coding sequence ATGATCGACCCTAAGTTACTCAGAAATAATATTGAAGCCGTTAATGCGGCTTTGGCAAAACGTGGTGTTCAATTAGATGTTCAAGAATGGGCTTCTTTAGAAACTCGCCGTAAAGACTTGCAATCAAAAACTGAAAAATTGCAGGCAGAACGGAATGCCGGTGCAAAACAAGTGGGTCAGATTAAAAAATCCGGTGGTGATGCTTCTGAAACCATGGCGCGTATGCAAGCGATTGGTGATGAAATCAAAGCTGCTGAAGTTGCTTTGTCAGAGCTACAAAATGAAATTGAGCAAAAAGCGCTTAGCATCCCTAACTTACCAGATGAATCTGTTCCTGCTGGTAAAAATGAAGATGATAACGTTGAAATCTCAAAATGGGGTACACCTCGTCAGTTTGATTTTGAAATCAAAGATCATACCGATTTAGGCGAGTGGATGGGTGGACTCGAGTTTGAAACTGCAACTAAATTGACCGGTTCACGTTTTAGCGTGTTGAAGGGCTCTTTAGCGCGTCTACAACGTGCTTTAACGCAGTTCATGCTTGATACCCATACTTTAAAGAATGGCTATACAGAGGCTTATGTGCCTTATTTGGTAAATGCTGATTCACTGCGTGGTACGGGTCAGTTACCAAAATTTGAAGAAGATTTATTTAAACTTCAAGGCGAAAAAGAATATTACCTCATCCCTACAGCAGAAGTTCCAGTTACTAACTTCGTTCGTGATGAAATTATTGATGCAGATCGCTTGCCATTAAAATACGCTGCGCATACACCATGTTTCCGTAGTGAAGCAGGATCTTATGGCCGTGATACGCGTGGTTTAATTCGTCAGCACCAGTTTGACAAGGTTGAAATGGTGCAAATCGTTAAACCTGAAACTTCTATGCAGGCACTTGAAGACCTTACTGCACATGCAGAGGGCATTTTGCAGGCACTTGGTTTGCCATACCGCAAAATTTTGCTCTGTGGTGGTGATATGGGGTTCGGCGCGACTAAAACTTACGATTTAGAAGTTTGGGTTCCAAGCCAAAATACTTACCGTGAAATCTCAAGCTGCTCTAATATGGGCGATTTTCAAGCACGCCGTATGAAAGCACGCTACAGAATGGATCAAAAGAAGACCGAATTGGTGCACACTCTAAATGGTTCAGGTCTTGCCGTTGGCCGTACTTTGCTTGCCGTGATGGAAAATTACCAACGTGAAGATGGTTCTATCGAGATTCCAGAAGTATTACGCCCATATATGGGTGGTTTAACATTTATTGATTAA
- the cysG gene encoding siroheme synthase CysG, whose protein sequence is MDIFPISLKLQQQRCLIVGGGHIALRKANLLAKAGAVIDIIAPAIEDQLLPLIQATGGRYFAETFVEKILNTPYRLVIAATNDAQVNKAVFEQCEVRNLLVNSVDDIPHCRFMVPAIIDRSPLIISVASNGASPVLSRQLRTQIETIVPHGMGKLAEFSGQWRKQVKEKITNPDERRIFWENLYASPLKEQVFNDNLDVANDLIQQALTEWTAPKGEVYLVGAGPGDPELLTLKALRLMQQADVVIYDRLVSEPILELCRRDATKIYVGKARSNHSVPQDGINALLVEYAQQGKRVCRLKGGDPFIFGRGGEEIQELVEANVTFQVVPGITAASGCSAYAGIPLTHRDYAQSVRFLTGHLKEGSPELPWNELVYENQTLVLYMGLVGLERICEQLIAHGQRADMPVALISKGTTPEQKVIVGTLADIATKVSEHHIVAPTLTIIGEVVSLREQLKWQ, encoded by the coding sequence GTGGATATTTTTCCAATCTCTTTAAAGTTGCAACAGCAACGTTGTCTGATTGTGGGTGGTGGGCATATTGCTTTGCGCAAAGCAAATCTTTTAGCCAAAGCTGGAGCAGTAATTGATATTATTGCTCCAGCAATTGAAGATCAGCTTTTACCGTTGATTCAGGCGACTGGAGGACGGTATTTTGCTGAGACCTTTGTCGAAAAAATATTAAATACACCTTATCGCTTAGTGATTGCTGCGACTAATGATGCGCAAGTGAACAAAGCCGTTTTTGAACAATGTGAAGTGCGTAATTTGCTGGTTAATAGTGTCGATGATATTCCGCACTGCCGTTTTATGGTTCCAGCGATTATTGACCGTTCTCCATTGATCATTTCTGTTGCCTCAAATGGTGCATCGCCAGTCTTATCTAGACAACTTCGTACTCAAATAGAAACAATAGTTCCACATGGTATGGGTAAGTTGGCTGAATTTTCAGGTCAATGGCGTAAGCAGGTAAAAGAAAAGATTACTAACCCCGATGAGCGCCGAATCTTTTGGGAAAACCTATATGCTAGTCCATTAAAAGAACAAGTTTTTAATGACAATCTAGATGTAGCAAATGATTTGATTCAGCAAGCCTTAACAGAGTGGACAGCGCCTAAAGGCGAGGTTTATTTGGTAGGTGCTGGACCGGGTGATCCTGAGCTACTGACATTAAAAGCACTACGTCTTATGCAACAAGCAGATGTTGTGATTTATGACCGTTTGGTGTCTGAACCCATCTTAGAGCTTTGTCGCCGTGATGCCACTAAAATTTATGTTGGTAAAGCCCGTTCAAACCACTCGGTTCCCCAAGATGGTATTAATGCTCTACTGGTTGAATATGCTCAACAGGGAAAACGCGTTTGTCGTTTGAAAGGTGGTGATCCCTTTATCTTTGGCCGTGGTGGCGAAGAGATTCAAGAGTTAGTTGAAGCAAATGTCACTTTCCAAGTAGTACCAGGTATTACTGCAGCATCAGGCTGTTCGGCTTATGCGGGGATTCCACTTACACACCGAGACTATGCACAAAGTGTTCGTTTTTTAACTGGACATTTAAAGGAAGGTTCTCCTGAACTACCTTGGAATGAACTGGTTTATGAAAATCAAACTTTAGTTTTATATATGGGATTGGTTGGATTGGAACGTATTTGTGAGCAACTTATTGCTCATGGTCAGCGTGCAGACATGCCAGTGGCTTTAATCTCTAAAGGAACTACACCAGAACAGAAAGTTATCGTTGGAACATTAGCCGATATTGCGACTAAAGTGTCTGAACATCATATCGTAGCGCCGACTTTAACCATTATTGGTGAAGTAGTGAGTTTACGTGAACAGTTAAAATGGCAATAA
- a CDS encoding PT dipeptide repeat lipoprotein, whose protein sequence is MNNIVKGSSIALIFIALSGCGSDDNDSTPTPTPTPTPTPTPTPTPTPTPTPTPTPTPTPTPTPTPTPTPTPTPTPTPTTVADRFVGSWLAGKGACINGSALKMNVIKVSDNSVRFTSETVRYENEENCTGNIVASYRQAEDFSLVSNIGAPQTVQTSSYNKVDWQLVVAGKLNQKQPAILGFKNANQFCLVPTDQPSAIHNYLQQANFDLINTCFTKTTPSASMQKPTQVLATASYRLADNKESWADVLNQLNDQGRQGYALLAPSVSLDNPDGSFALYKNLYVKNNKSTDTYTYKTVDVKTTSVANRYLLWVSELNKQGSLGYIYKLSFGEVASNTNKYLFVKNDKKPATYAYSNRFLTNTSRTSILNAFNELGAQGCKLLYANSTFTNNGTTNGTFYVPTCVNSSTHNGTYAYRFFEVPKHIPFNKDDAIKLEKLLKEQATEGYRLVDASNNIGFFNVDGYLFERDSENTGPIEYKVFIEDAASQLDEPYIVENRIQDQGKLGWFFAVKLGSVYTNSPTNYDLASGVIFPK, encoded by the coding sequence ATGAATAATATAGTAAAAGGAAGCAGTATTGCTTTGATTTTCATAGCATTAAGTGGTTGTGGTTCCGATGATAATGATTCGACACCAACACCGACACCGACACCAACACCAACACCAACACCAACACCGACACCGACACCAACACCAACACCAACACCAACACCAACACCAACACCAACACCAACACCAACACCAACACCAACACCAACACCAACACCAACACCAACACCAACAACTGTAGCGGATCGCTTCGTTGGAAGTTGGTTAGCAGGTAAAGGAGCATGTATTAACGGCTCTGCTCTAAAAATGAATGTGATTAAGGTGTCAGATAACAGTGTGCGTTTCACTAGCGAAACGGTACGCTATGAAAATGAAGAAAACTGTACAGGTAACATTGTGGCGAGCTATCGCCAAGCTGAAGATTTTAGTCTGGTTTCAAATATTGGAGCCCCACAAACTGTACAAACTTCAAGTTACAACAAAGTAGATTGGCAACTTGTAGTAGCTGGAAAACTAAATCAAAAACAACCAGCTATTTTGGGCTTTAAAAATGCAAATCAGTTCTGTTTAGTACCTACAGATCAACCTAGTGCGATTCATAATTATCTACAGCAAGCAAATTTCGATCTCATAAATACATGTTTCACCAAAACTACACCATCAGCAAGCATGCAAAAACCAACCCAAGTACTCGCAACAGCAAGTTATAGACTTGCAGATAATAAAGAATCTTGGGCAGACGTATTAAATCAACTTAATGATCAAGGACGCCAAGGCTATGCCCTTCTTGCGCCATCAGTCAGTTTAGATAACCCTGACGGTAGCTTTGCGCTGTATAAAAATCTGTATGTAAAAAACAACAAATCCACTGACACATATACCTATAAAACGGTTGATGTAAAAACCACTTCAGTAGCTAACCGTTATTTACTATGGGTCAGTGAATTAAATAAACAAGGTAGCTTAGGCTATATATATAAACTCTCATTTGGAGAAGTAGCATCAAATACAAACAAATATTTATTTGTAAAAAATGATAAAAAACCAGCAACCTACGCCTACTCCAACCGATTCTTAACAAATACATCTCGGACTAGTATCTTAAATGCCTTCAATGAACTTGGAGCTCAAGGGTGCAAATTACTCTACGCAAACTCGACATTTACCAATAACGGTACAACAAATGGCACATTCTATGTTCCAACATGTGTAAATAGTAGTACACATAACGGGACCTATGCTTATCGTTTTTTCGAAGTTCCAAAACATATTCCATTTAACAAAGATGATGCAATAAAACTTGAAAAACTTCTAAAAGAACAAGCAACCGAAGGCTATAGACTTGTCGATGCAAGTAATAATATTGGCTTCTTTAATGTTGATGGTTATTTATTTGAACGTGACAGTGAAAATACAGGGCCTATTGAATATAAAGTATTTATTGAAGATGCAGCATCTCAATTAGATGAGCCTTATATCGTTGAAAACCGTATTCAAGATCAAGGTAAGTTAGGATGGTTCTTTGCGGTTAAACTTGGATCGGTCTATACCAACTCACCGACTAACTATGATTTAGCAAGTGGGGTTATTTTCCCTAAATAA